The genomic DNA AATTAATCTTTGAATTTGATCCAATATTTCATCAACATGATCAGTTGCTCTTGCAAATAAGTTAACGCCTTTGACATTTAACTTATGCATGTCTTCAATGTATCTTTTTTCAAACTTACGAGCTAACTCGCTTGCAGGAATTCCACTTTCTTTTGATCTGTTAATGATTTTATCATCAATATCAGTAATGTTTTGAATATAAAATACAGCATAACCACTGTACTCTAAATATCTTTTTATTGTATCAAAAGAGATGTATGTCCTTCCATGTCCAATATGTGCATCATCATAAACAGTTGGACCACATACAAATAAGTTAACTCTATTTTTATTAATAGTTACAAAATTCTCTTTACTACGGGTTAATGTTGAATAGACGTCCATAAAAAATAACCTCAAAAAATAGTATTTAAAAAAGGCAAGTGAGGGATTTGAACCCCCGTATTATGGTCTGCAGCCACACACCTAAGCCACTCGGTAAACTTGCCATTAAAATTAATAGGATAATAAAGTATTAGTAATTGACGGTATAAATACTTTACTATTTTTCCTAGATTTTCTTAATTTACTTCAGAACCTAAACAGGCTTGACAATCTTCACCCAAGTGAGATTTATCAATATTAAGCTGTTCCAATACATCTTCCACTTTAACATGATGACATATTTGACATGTTCTTGAAATTAAATCAGCTTTAGTAGCTTCACCTTCAGATAATTGACGTGCAAAATCTTGAATCATTTTTCTTACACTGTCTTCAAGCTTGATTCCACTACCTCTTTTGTCAGTAATATATTGTGATACAGCCGGTTGGGTAATATCCATAAGTTCTGAAACATCTTTTTGTCTCATACCCAAGTTTAAAAGTTCTTTTGCTAATTCTGACCTAATAGCTGGTATTACATACCAAACTACAATTTCACAAGGCGGTTTCATTATTTAATTCCTCCTATCTCTTAAATAAATCTTCGAGAGCTTCCTGTTCATCTCTAATATCATCAGCCGAACAAATTTCATTTTTATCAAATAAAAGTTGAATGTGCTTATCATTTTCTTGAAGATGCTTATTAATAGTCTTAATTGCATCTGCAACAGGGTCAGGAAGTTTGTTGTGATCCAAATCAACTTTCTTATGAGGTACACCTTTATGTTTTACAATACGTCCAGGAACACCAACACAAGTTGATTCTGAAGGAACATCTTTCAAGACAACTGCACCAGTACCAATCTTGGAATATTCACCAACAGTGATATTACCCATTACTTTAGCACCAGCCCCTATAATAACTCCTTTTTCGATTGTAGGATGTCTTTTAGTTTTTTCAGTACTAGTTCCTCCAAGAATTACACCTTGATAAATTAATACATCATCACCAATA from Methanobrevibacter sp. includes the following:
- a CDS encoding transcriptional regulator; translation: MKPPCEIVVWYVIPAIRSELAKELLNLGMRQKDVSELMDITQPAVSQYITDKRGSGIKLEDSVRKMIQDFARQLSEGEATKADLISRTCQICHHVKVEDVLEQLNIDKSHLGEDCQACLGSEVN
- the cysE gene encoding serine O-acetyltransferase, which gives rise to MFDNLKDEIKAIKEKDPAARSTLEIFLCYPGFYGLLMHRISHWLWTHSFKLLARMNSNLARFITGIEIHPGATFGKRVFIDHGMGVVVGETAIIGDDVLIYQGVILGGTSTEKTKRHPTIEKGVIIGAGAKVMGNITVGEYSKIGTGAVVLKDVPSESTCVGVPGRIVKHKGVPHKKVDLDHNKLPDPVADAIKTINKHLQENDKHIQLLFDKNEICSADDIRDEQEALEDLFKR